The following are encoded in a window of Pyxidicoccus trucidator genomic DNA:
- the pgeF gene encoding peptidoglycan editing factor PgeF, with product MTTAFLTSALLPVPHGFTTREGGVSEGPYASLNLGFSVGDVREKVLENLRLLAAAAKTPLGALCRVSQVHGDRVLEARGGEGEDLRPVEGEADALWTEAPGTWVAVGTADCVPVLLVDPDGRRVAAVHSGWRGTDAGISARAVEALVAKGGRPERLLAAVGPAIQRCCYEVSGELAQRFTARFGPEVVESAGDSVRLDLTRAVRATLLRAGLKPAHVDVLPACTACAPERFFSHRRDAGRTGRHLNYVVNRF from the coding sequence ATGACGACCGCGTTCCTCACCTCCGCGCTGCTCCCCGTCCCCCATGGCTTCACGACCCGCGAGGGGGGCGTCTCCGAGGGGCCGTATGCCTCGCTCAACCTGGGCTTCTCCGTGGGCGACGTGCGGGAGAAGGTGCTTGAGAACCTCCGCCTGCTGGCCGCCGCCGCGAAGACGCCGCTGGGTGCGCTGTGCCGCGTGTCCCAGGTGCATGGGGACCGGGTGCTGGAGGCGCGGGGTGGGGAAGGGGAGGACCTGAGGCCCGTGGAGGGCGAGGCGGACGCGCTGTGGACGGAGGCGCCGGGCACCTGGGTGGCGGTGGGCACGGCGGACTGCGTGCCGGTGCTGCTGGTGGACCCGGACGGGCGGAGGGTGGCGGCGGTGCACTCGGGGTGGCGGGGCACGGACGCGGGCATCAGCGCGCGCGCGGTGGAGGCGCTGGTGGCGAAGGGGGGTCGGCCAGAGCGGCTGCTCGCGGCGGTGGGCCCCGCCATCCAACGCTGCTGCTACGAGGTGTCCGGGGAGCTGGCCCAGCGCTTCACCGCGCGGTTCGGCCCGGAGGTGGTGGAGTCCGCCGGCGACTCGGTGCGACTGGACCTGACACGCGCGGTGCGGGCGACGCTGCTGCGCGCGGGGCTGAAGCCGGCGCACGTGGACGTGCTACCGGCCTGTACCGCGTGTGCGCCCGAGCGCTTCTTCTCCCACCGGCGCGACGCGGGGCGCACCGGACGCCACCTCAACTACGTGGTAAACCGCTTCTAG